From one Citrobacter sp. Marseille-Q6884 genomic stretch:
- the rimM gene encoding ribosome maturation factor RimM (Essential for efficient processing of 16S rRNA), with protein sequence MSKQLAAQAPVEPIVLGKMGSSYGIRGWLRVFSSTEDAESIFDYQPWFIQKAGQWQQVQLESWKHHNQDLIIKLKGVDDRDAANLLTNCEIVVDSSQLPALEDGSYYWKDLMGCQVVTTEGYDLGKVVDMMETGSNDVIVIKANLKDAFGIKERLVPFLDGQVIKKVDLATRTIEVDWDPGF encoded by the coding sequence ATGAGCAAGCAACTCGCCGCACAAGCACCCGTTGAACCCATTGTTTTGGGAAAAATGGGGTCTTCATACGGTATCCGTGGTTGGCTCAGAGTGTTTTCTTCCACTGAAGACGCCGAAAGCATTTTTGACTATCAGCCCTGGTTTATCCAGAAGGCGGGTCAGTGGCAGCAAGTACAGCTGGAAAGCTGGAAGCACCACAATCAGGATCTGATCATCAAGCTGAAAGGCGTTGACGATCGTGATGCGGCGAATCTCCTGACCAATTGTGAAATTGTCGTGGATTCTTCGCAGTTGCCTGCGCTGGAAGATGGTTCTTACTACTGGAAAGACCTTATGGGCTGTCAGGTAGTGACCACTGAAGGTTACGATCTCGGTAAAGTCGTCGATATGATGGAAACCGGATCGAATGACGTAATCGTCATTAAGGCAAACCTGAAAGATGCGTTTGGTATCAAGGAACGTCTTGTACCGTTCCTCGATGGGCAGGTTATCAAGAAAGTCGATCTCGCTACTCGTACTATCGAAGTAGATTGGGATCCTGGTTTTTAA
- the trmD gene encoding tRNA (guanosine(37)-N1)-methyltransferase TrmD, translating to MFIGIVSLFPEMFRAITDYGVTGRAVKNGLLNIQSWSPRDFTHDRHRTVDDRPYGGGPGMLMMVQPLRDAIHAAKDAAGEGAKVIYLSPQGRKLDQAGVSELATNQKLILVCGRYEGIDERVIQTEIDEEWSIGDYVLSGGELAAMTLIDSVSRFIPGVLGHEASATEDSFADGLLDCPHYTRPEVLEQMEVPAVLLSGNHAEIRRWRLKQSLGRTWLRRPELLENLALTEEQARLLAEFKKEHAQQQHKHDGQA from the coding sequence GTGTTTATAGGTATCGTTAGCCTGTTTCCTGAAATGTTTCGTGCAATTACCGATTACGGGGTAACTGGCCGGGCAGTAAAAAATGGCCTGCTGAACATCCAGAGCTGGAGTCCTCGTGACTTCACGCACGACCGGCACCGTACCGTGGACGATCGTCCTTACGGCGGCGGACCGGGGATGTTAATGATGGTGCAACCTTTGCGGGATGCCATTCATGCAGCAAAAGACGCGGCAGGTGAAGGCGCGAAAGTGATTTATCTGTCACCTCAGGGGCGCAAGCTTGATCAAGCGGGCGTGAGCGAACTGGCAACGAATCAAAAATTGATTCTGGTGTGTGGTCGCTATGAGGGAATAGATGAGCGCGTGATTCAAACCGAAATTGATGAAGAATGGTCAATCGGCGATTACGTTCTCAGCGGTGGAGAGTTAGCAGCGATGACGCTGATTGATTCCGTTTCTCGGTTTATTCCGGGCGTTCTGGGTCATGAAGCATCAGCAACGGAAGATTCCTTTGCTGACGGGTTGCTGGACTGCCCACACTATACCCGACCTGAAGTGTTAGAACAGATGGAAGTACCGGCAGTTTTGCTGTCGGGGAACCACGCTGAGATACGTCGCTGGCGTTTGAAACAGTCGCTGGGCCGGACCTGGCTTAGAAGACCTGAACTTCTGGAAAACCTGGCTCTGACTGAAGAGCAAGCAAGGTTGCTGGCGGAGTTCAAAAAGGAACACGCACAACAGCAACATAAACATGATGGGCAGGCGTAA
- the rplS gene encoding 50S ribosomal protein L19, translated as MSNIIKQLEQEQMKQDVPSFRPGDTVEVKVWVVEGSKKRLQAFEGVVIAIRSRGLHSAFTVRKISNGEGVERVFQTHSPVVDSISVKRRGAVRKAKLYYLRERTGKSARIKERLN; from the coding sequence ATGAGCAACATTATTAAGCAACTTGAACAAGAACAGATGAAGCAGGACGTACCTTCCTTCCGTCCGGGTGATACCGTGGAAGTGAAAGTATGGGTTGTTGAAGGTTCCAAAAAACGTCTGCAGGCATTCGAGGGCGTGGTTATTGCTATTCGTAGCCGCGGTCTGCACTCTGCATTCACTGTTCGTAAAATTTCCAACGGCGAAGGCGTTGAGCGTGTCTTCCAGACTCACTCTCCGGTAGTTGACAGCATTTCTGTCAAACGTCGTGGTGCTGTACGTAAAGCTAAACTGTACTACCTGCGTGAGCGCACTGGTAAGTCTGCTCGTATCAAAGAGCGTCTTAACTAA
- a CDS encoding DUF2946 domain-containing protein, whose product MSTDVFSQSDNQRCATWLALFAILLIVVAPLISVSLQQDPMNAMPGMHHDMSMLTEHADHHKNPAPMTMPVDHGEACGYCVLLAHVPGLMLALIFLLCGVLLRQKKRMLHPTVTFWHYFAWLYPDTRAPPRKSAIS is encoded by the coding sequence GTGTCTACAGATGTATTTTCTCAGTCAGATAATCAACGCTGCGCGACATGGCTCGCGTTGTTTGCGATCCTGCTGATCGTCGTTGCGCCTCTGATTTCTGTCTCTTTACAACAAGATCCCATGAATGCTATGCCGGGCATGCATCATGATATGAGTATGCTGACAGAACACGCTGATCATCATAAGAACCCCGCCCCCATGACGATGCCAGTCGATCACGGCGAGGCGTGTGGTTACTGCGTACTGTTGGCTCATGTACCAGGACTGATGCTGGCGCTCATTTTTCTGCTGTGTGGCGTACTGCTGAGACAGAAAAAGAGGATGTTGCATCCGACGGTAACATTCTGGCACTACTTTGCCTGGTTATATCCCGATACCCGCGCGCCACCGCGCAAGTCTGCTATTTCCTGA
- a CDS encoding PepSY-associated TM helix domain-containing protein, with protein sequence MTTCTSRAAWITLLRRLHFYIGLFVGPFIFVAALTGTLYVATPQLEALIYAHALKGTTQGESQSLAAQVAKAQQITGNHLRVSAVRPALEAGETTRVMFADPALAPSENRAIFIDPVTLAVTGDMTVYGTSGILPLRQWIDYAHRSLLLGDVGRLYSELAASWMWIAALGGIVLWFFTRPKRRLNNRMQKNRRLHVTLGWFLSGGMLLFSATGLTWSQWAGGNVDKMRHHFGWMTPQVNTQLHGVMQTQSEHAEHHAGMSMTAVNVVDGGQFDAVLRVAQAAGIHAQKLEIRPAKDVQHGWTVTEIDRRWPTQVDAVSIDTATMQVIDQTHFADFPLMAKLTRWGVDFHMGILFGLLNQWLLMVFGTGLCLMIVIGYRLWWIRRPTRSAVNPAQTLIQCWLALNGKGRFTVLVVAIVLGIAMPVAGCSLLFFMIIDWLRWFSTSHTIVAQSAE encoded by the coding sequence ATGACAACCTGCACTTCGCGCGCGGCATGGATTACCCTGCTGCGACGCCTTCATTTTTATATCGGTTTGTTCGTCGGACCCTTTATTTTTGTCGCGGCGCTTACCGGTACACTTTACGTGGCGACACCTCAGCTGGAAGCGCTGATTTACGCACACGCGCTAAAAGGAACAACGCAAGGGGAGTCGCAATCGCTGGCGGCTCAAGTTGCGAAAGCCCAGCAGATAACCGGTAATCATCTGCGTGTGTCTGCGGTACGGCCTGCACTTGAGGCGGGTGAGACAACCCGGGTGATGTTCGCGGATCCGGCATTGGCACCTTCGGAAAACCGGGCGATTTTTATCGATCCGGTTACGCTGGCAGTCACTGGGGATATGACCGTCTATGGCACCAGTGGGATCTTACCTCTGCGTCAGTGGATCGATTATGCGCACCGTTCATTGCTGCTGGGGGATGTCGGGCGACTCTATAGCGAACTGGCGGCATCGTGGATGTGGATAGCGGCATTGGGGGGTATTGTGCTTTGGTTCTTTACACGGCCAAAACGTCGCTTGAACAATCGGATGCAAAAAAACCGCCGTCTGCATGTGACGCTAGGGTGGTTTTTGTCAGGAGGAATGTTGTTGTTTTCCGCAACGGGGTTGACCTGGTCTCAATGGGCGGGAGGCAATGTGGATAAAATGCGTCATCATTTTGGCTGGATGACGCCACAGGTGAATACGCAACTCCATGGCGTCATGCAAACGCAGAGTGAGCATGCAGAACATCACGCCGGAATGTCGATGACTGCGGTAAATGTTGTGGACGGTGGTCAGTTTGATGCCGTCTTACGCGTGGCGCAGGCGGCGGGGATTCATGCCCAAAAACTGGAGATTCGCCCGGCAAAAGATGTGCAGCATGGCTGGACAGTCACCGAAATTGATCGTCGTTGGCCAACCCAGGTTGATGCGGTGTCTATTGATACCGCCACGATGCAGGTCATTGACCAGACTCACTTTGCTGACTTTCCGTTAATGGCAAAACTGACTCGCTGGGGAGTCGATTTCCATATGGGGATCCTGTTTGGCCTGCTCAATCAGTGGCTGTTGATGGTCTTCGGCACAGGACTTTGTTTGATGATTGTGATCGGCTATCGATTGTGGTGGATACGTCGTCCTACCCGCTCGGCTGTGAATCCGGCACAAACACTGATTCAATGCTGGCTGGCGCTCAATGGGAAAGGACGATTTACGGTGCTGGTTGTGGCGATTGTTCTGGGCATTGCGATGCCGGTGGCGGGCTGCAGTCTTTTGTTCTTTATGATAATAGACTGGCTGCGCTGGTTCAGTACTTCACACACCATAGTGGCGCAGTCAGCCGAGTAA
- a CDS encoding OmpA family protein translates to MLKRLLSPFILIMLILAGCQAPQGKFTPEQIAAMKSYGFTEASGDWSLGLSDTILFDKNDYKLRPDSEKQIQEMASKLAATGLNHARLDGHTDNYGEDSYNEALSLKRANVVADAWAQGANIPRTNLTTQGLGKKYPIASNQTSKGRAENRRVAVVISTP, encoded by the coding sequence ATGCTGAAACGTCTGTTGTCCCCGTTTATCTTGATCATGCTAATTCTGGCAGGCTGTCAGGCTCCACAAGGTAAATTTACCCCAGAACAAATTGCAGCAATGAAATCATACGGATTTACCGAAGCCTCGGGGGACTGGTCTCTGGGTCTGTCAGATACCATCCTGTTTGATAAAAACGACTATAAACTCCGTCCGGACAGTGAAAAACAGATCCAGGAAATGGCGTCTAAACTGGCTGCTACCGGCCTGAACCATGCCCGTCTGGATGGTCATACCGATAACTATGGTGAAGACAGCTACAACGAGGCCTTGTCACTGAAACGGGCTAATGTGGTTGCCGATGCCTGGGCTCAGGGCGCCAATATTCCGCGCACCAATCTGACCACGCAGGGGCTGGGGAAAAAATACCCAATTGCCAGTAACCAGACCTCAAAAGGTCGTGCCGAAAATCGTCGCGTTGCGGTCGTGATCAGCACGCCTTAA
- the dgcN gene encoding diguanylate cyclase DgcN: MDNDLSPIARPTFKRTLRRISIVSVLVTMTLIWLLLSISSVLALKQYAQKNLALTAATMSHTLEAALVFSDGLAATETLAALGQQGQFSVAEVRNKNQKVIASWRYDAQDTTDKLSGLISHWLFPQPVTQPILHNGNAIGEVRLIARDSVISHFIYLSLAVLTGCILLASGIALMLTRYLHNGVVEALQNITEVVHDVRTNRNFSRRVSEERIEEFHLFAQDFNSLLDEMEEWQLRLQAKNAQLLRTALHDPLTGLANRAAFRSSINALMNDNTAHSSSALLFLDGDNFKFINDTWGHAAGDRVLIEVAKRLAEFGGNRHKPYRLGGDEFAMVLYSVHSEYEVQRICAALSQEFNRPFDLHNGHLASMTLSIGFALTWEHASAEKLQELADHNMYQAKHLRSERILQK, encoded by the coding sequence ATGGATAATGATCTTTCTCCTATAGCACGCCCGACGTTTAAACGAACGTTACGGCGTATCAGCATCGTCAGCGTACTGGTCACCATGACGCTGATCTGGCTGCTGCTGAGTATTTCTTCCGTGCTGGCATTAAAACAATATGCACAAAAGAATCTGGCTCTGACCGCCGCAACCATGAGTCATACGCTTGAAGCAGCGCTGGTCTTTTCGGATGGCCTTGCAGCAACAGAAACGCTGGCTGCGCTGGGGCAACAGGGTCAATTCTCTGTGGCAGAAGTGCGCAATAAAAACCAAAAAGTGATCGCCTCCTGGCGGTATGACGCACAAGATACCACCGACAAACTCAGCGGCCTGATTAGCCACTGGCTCTTCCCGCAGCCAGTGACTCAGCCCATTTTGCATAACGGCAACGCTATCGGAGAAGTGCGCCTGATTGCGCGCGATAGTGTGATCAGCCATTTTATTTATTTGTCGCTGGCCGTCCTTACCGGATGCATTTTGCTGGCATCGGGTATTGCATTAATGCTCACCCGCTATTTACACAATGGCGTCGTGGAAGCGCTGCAGAATATTACCGAAGTAGTGCACGATGTTCGCACCAACCGTAATTTCTCACGGCGAGTCTCTGAAGAACGTATTGAAGAGTTTCATCTGTTCGCACAAGACTTTAATAGTCTGCTGGACGAGATGGAAGAGTGGCAACTCAGGCTGCAGGCGAAGAACGCACAGCTTTTACGTACCGCATTACATGACCCTCTTACCGGTCTTGCGAATCGAGCCGCATTTCGTAGCAGCATCAATGCGTTAATGAATGACAATACAGCCCACAGCAGTTCTGCATTGTTATTCCTTGATGGCGATAATTTTAAATTTATTAATGACACCTGGGGACACGCTGCGGGCGACCGTGTGCTGATCGAAGTTGCCAAAAGGCTGGCTGAATTTGGCGGAAATCGCCATAAACCGTACCGGCTTGGCGGTGATGAATTTGCCATGGTGCTTTACAGCGTTCATTCGGAGTACGAAGTTCAACGCATCTGCGCGGCACTCTCGCAAGAGTTTAACCGACCTTTTGATCTTCACAATGGGCATCTGGCAAGCATGACACTCAGCATCGGTTTTGCGCTGACGTGGGAACATGCCTCTGCTGAAAAACTACAAGAACTTGCCGATCATAATATGTATCAGGCCAAACATTTGCGTTCTGAACGCATACTTCAAAAATAA
- a CDS encoding YfiR family protein encodes MSFSYRLILLLALLLTGLPLYAQSVSEEAKSVRSMVSGIVSYTRWPTLSGPPTLCIFSSSRFSNVLQDTSAGALPYRPVIIHTEQEILVSQCDGFYFGKESPTYQVELKNKYPTKALLLIAEQNTDCVIGSAFCLIINDEEVRFSVNMDSLSRSGVRVSPDVLMLARNTKHG; translated from the coding sequence ATGAGCTTTTCTTACCGACTCATACTTCTACTGGCGCTGCTACTGACCGGATTACCCTTGTATGCCCAAAGCGTTTCTGAAGAGGCAAAATCTGTACGCTCAATGGTTTCCGGCATCGTCAGTTATACACGCTGGCCTACACTTTCAGGCCCGCCAACACTGTGTATCTTCTCTTCATCACGTTTTTCTAACGTATTACAAGATACCAGCGCTGGAGCATTACCCTATCGCCCCGTCATCATTCATACGGAACAAGAAATTTTAGTTTCGCAGTGTGACGGTTTTTATTTTGGCAAAGAATCCCCTACCTATCAGGTGGAATTAAAGAATAAATATCCGACTAAGGCATTGTTATTAATTGCCGAACAAAATACCGATTGCGTTATTGGCAGCGCCTTTTGCCTCATAATTAATGATGAAGAAGTGAGATTTTCCGTAAATATGGATTCCCTGTCACGCAGTGGTGTAAGGGTCAGTCCTGATGTATTGATGCTTGCGCGGAATACAAAGCATGGATAA
- a CDS encoding DUF2799 domain-containing protein yields the protein MKRLTSIVFLFLLSGCQIDPYTHAPTWTSTDWYDAGIEDAISGYAVKDNEMLAENYNDPDVDRGEYLKGYVEGQRKICQRDFVYARGLAGKTFPLSCDTVENVSELHSAWQKGENEGVGSIRLN from the coding sequence ATGAAGCGACTCACCAGTATCGTATTTTTATTTCTTCTTAGCGGATGTCAGATAGATCCCTATACCCATGCCCCCACCTGGACCAGTACCGACTGGTACGATGCAGGCATAGAAGACGCGATTTCGGGCTATGCCGTTAAAGATAATGAAATGCTTGCCGAAAACTACAATGACCCCGACGTGGATCGAGGAGAATATCTTAAGGGTTATGTGGAAGGACAACGAAAAATCTGCCAGCGCGATTTTGTCTATGCGAGGGGACTGGCCGGAAAAACCTTCCCGCTGAGTTGTGATACAGTCGAAAATGTCAGTGAGTTACACAGTGCCTGGCAAAAAGGAGAAAACGAAGGTGTCGGGTCAATAAGACTAAATTAA
- the aroF gene encoding 3-deoxy-7-phosphoheptulonate synthase, with amino-acid sequence MQKDALNNVHITDEQVLMTPEQLKAEFPLSLAQEAQIAQSRKTISDIIAGRDPRLLVVCGPCSIHDPETALEYARRFKSLAEEVSDSLYLVMRVYFEKPRTTVGWKGLINDPHMDGSFDVEAGLKIARQLLLELVNMGLPLATEALDPNSPQYLGDLFSWSAIGARTTESQTHREMASGLSMPVGFKNGTDGSLATAINAMRAAAQSHRFVGINQAGQVALLQTQGNPDGHVILRGGKAPNYSPADVAQCEKEMEQAGLRPSLMVDCSHGNSNKDYRRQPAVAESVVAQIKDGNRSIIGLMIESNIHEGNQSSEQPRSEMKYGVSVTDACISWEMTDALLREISKDLNGQLSARVA; translated from the coding sequence ATGCAAAAAGACGCGCTGAACAACGTACATATTACAGACGAACAGGTTCTGATGACCCCAGAGCAACTTAAAGCGGAATTCCCGTTGAGTCTTGCGCAGGAAGCGCAAATTGCCCAATCACGTAAAACCATTTCTGACATTATTGCGGGGCGCGATCCGCGTCTGCTGGTGGTGTGTGGCCCATGCTCAATTCACGATCCTGAAACTGCTCTGGAATACGCTCGTCGATTTAAATCCCTTGCCGAAGAGGTCAGCGATAGCCTCTATCTGGTGATGCGCGTCTATTTTGAAAAACCCCGTACCACCGTTGGCTGGAAAGGGTTGATCAACGATCCTCACATGGATGGCTCTTTTGATGTCGAAGCAGGTCTGAAAATTGCGCGTCAGCTGCTGCTTGAACTGGTGAATATGGGTCTGCCGCTGGCAACAGAAGCGTTAGATCCAAACAGCCCGCAATACCTGGGCGATCTGTTTAGTTGGTCAGCGATCGGCGCGCGTACGACGGAATCGCAGACGCACCGTGAAATGGCTTCCGGTTTGTCGATGCCTGTTGGCTTCAAAAACGGCACTGATGGCAGCCTGGCGACAGCCATTAACGCCATGCGTGCAGCGGCACAGTCACACCGTTTTGTGGGTATTAACCAGGCAGGGCAGGTTGCGCTGTTGCAAACTCAGGGCAACCCGGATGGACATGTGATTCTTCGCGGCGGTAAAGCGCCGAACTACAGCCCGGCAGACGTCGCACAGTGCGAAAAAGAGATGGAACAGGCGGGACTCCGTCCATCACTGATGGTAGATTGCAGTCATGGTAACTCCAATAAAGATTACCGTCGTCAGCCTGCCGTGGCCGAGTCAGTGGTTGCACAAATCAAAGATGGCAACCGTTCAATCATCGGTTTGATGATTGAAAGTAATATTCACGAAGGCAATCAGTCTTCCGAGCAGCCACGCAGTGAAATGAAATACGGCGTGTCCGTAACAGACGCCTGCATTAGCTGGGAAATGACGGATGCATTGCTACGTGAGATTAGTAAAGATTTAAACGGCCAGCTGTCGGCGCGTGTAGCATAA
- the tyrA gene encoding bifunctional chorismate mutase/prephenate dehydrogenase — MVAELTALRDQIDEVDKALLDLLARRLELVAEVGEVKSRFGLPIYVPEREASMLASRRAEAEALGVPPDLIEDVLRRVMRESYSSENDKGFKTLCPSLRPVVIVGGGGQMGRLFEKMLTLSGYQVRILEQQDWDRAQEIVADAGMVIVSVPIHVTEQVIAKLPRLPADCILVDLASVKNGPLQAMLAAHDGPVVGLHPMFGPDSGSLAKQVVVWCDGRQPEAYQWFLEQIQVWGARLHRISAVEHDQNMAFIQALRHFATFAYGLHLAEENVQLEQLLALSSPIYRLELAMVGRLFAQDPQLYADIIMSSESNLALIKRYYKRFGEAIGLLEQGDKQAFIDSFRKVEHWFGDYAKRFQSESRTLLRQANDSRQ, encoded by the coding sequence ATGGTTGCTGAATTGACCGCATTGCGCGATCAAATTGATGAAGTGGATAAGGCGCTGCTGGATTTACTGGCACGCCGCCTGGAGCTGGTTGCCGAAGTTGGTGAGGTGAAAAGCCGCTTTGGGTTACCTATCTACGTGCCGGAGCGGGAGGCATCTATGCTGGCTTCCCGTCGCGCGGAAGCCGAAGCGCTCGGGGTGCCGCCAGATCTGATTGAAGATGTATTGCGTCGTGTTATGCGCGAATCCTACTCCAGTGAGAATGACAAAGGCTTTAAAACGCTCTGTCCTTCTTTGCGACCGGTAGTGATCGTCGGTGGCGGTGGGCAGATGGGACGGTTGTTCGAAAAGATGCTCACGCTGTCCGGTTATCAGGTGCGCATTCTCGAACAGCAGGATTGGGATCGCGCGCAGGAAATCGTTGCTGATGCCGGCATGGTGATCGTCAGCGTACCGATCCACGTCACTGAGCAGGTCATCGCAAAGTTACCGCGTTTACCTGCCGACTGTATTCTGGTCGATCTGGCTTCGGTAAAAAACGGCCCGCTTCAGGCGATGCTGGCGGCGCACGACGGTCCGGTCGTTGGGTTACACCCGATGTTTGGCCCGGACAGCGGCAGCCTGGCAAAGCAGGTAGTTGTGTGGTGTGACGGACGTCAGCCGGAAGCGTATCAATGGTTCCTGGAACAAATTCAGGTCTGGGGCGCGAGGCTGCACCGGATTAGCGCGGTTGAGCACGACCAGAATATGGCGTTTATTCAGGCGCTGCGTCACTTTGCGACATTCGCTTACGGGCTGCATCTGGCAGAAGAGAATGTTCAACTGGAACAGTTGCTGGCGCTCTCTTCGCCGATCTACCGTCTTGAACTGGCGATGGTCGGGCGTCTGTTTGCCCAGGATCCGCAGCTCTATGCCGACATTATTATGTCGTCCGAGAGTAACCTTGCGCTGATCAAACGTTATTACAAACGTTTTGGCGAGGCGATTGGTTTACTGGAGCAGGGGGACAAACAGGCCTTTATCGACAGTTTCCGTAAGGTGGAGCACTGGTTTGGCGATTATGCGAAACGCTTCCAGAGTGAAAGCCGTACGCTGTTGCGCCAGGCTAACGACAGCCGCCAATAA
- the pheA gene encoding bifunctional chorismate mutase/prephenate dehydratase, whose translation MTSENPLLALREKISTLDEKLLALLAERRGLAVEVGKAKLLSHRPVRDIDRERDLLDRLIQLGKTHHLDAHYITRLFQLIIEDSVLTQQALLQQHLNKINPHSARVAFLGPKGSYSHLAARQYAARHFEQFIESGCAKFADIFNQVETGQADYAVVPIENTSSGAINDVYDLLQHTSLSIVGEMTITIDHCVLVSGTTDLDSIETVYSHPQPFQQCSKFLNRYPHWKIEYTESTSAAMEKVAQANSPRVAALGSEAGGVLHGLQVLEHIEANQTLNITRFVVLARKAINVSDQVPAKTTLLMATGQQAGALVEALLVLRNHNLIMTKLESRPIHGNPWEEMFYLDIQANLESPEMQKALKELGEITRSMKVLGCYPSENVVPVDPS comes from the coding sequence ATGACATCGGAAAATCCGTTACTGGCGCTGCGCGAAAAGATCAGCACGCTGGATGAAAAATTACTGGCTTTGTTGGCCGAGCGACGTGGGCTGGCCGTCGAAGTGGGTAAAGCTAAGCTGCTTTCTCATCGTCCGGTACGCGATATCGACCGTGAACGCGACCTGCTGGACAGACTGATTCAGTTGGGTAAAACGCATCATCTGGATGCGCACTACATTACCCGACTGTTCCAGCTCATTATCGAAGACTCCGTTCTCACCCAGCAGGCGCTCCTTCAGCAACATCTGAACAAGATCAACCCGCACTCTGCCCGCGTTGCCTTCCTGGGGCCTAAAGGCTCATATTCTCACCTCGCCGCACGTCAGTACGCCGCACGCCATTTTGAGCAATTTATTGAAAGCGGGTGCGCGAAATTTGCCGATATATTTAATCAGGTTGAAACCGGCCAGGCCGACTACGCCGTCGTGCCGATTGAAAATACCAGTTCCGGTGCAATTAACGACGTTTACGACCTGCTGCAACACACCAGTCTTTCTATCGTCGGGGAGATGACCATTACCATCGACCACTGTGTACTGGTGTCAGGAACCACCGATCTGGACAGCATTGAAACGGTATATAGCCATCCCCAGCCCTTCCAGCAGTGCAGCAAATTCCTGAACCGCTATCCACACTGGAAAATTGAGTATACCGAGAGCACCTCAGCTGCAATGGAGAAGGTCGCGCAGGCTAACTCCCCGCGCGTAGCGGCTCTGGGCAGTGAAGCGGGCGGCGTACTGCATGGTTTGCAGGTTCTCGAACATATTGAAGCCAATCAGACGCTAAACATTACCCGCTTTGTAGTGCTTGCCCGTAAGGCAATCAATGTTTCCGACCAGGTTCCGGCGAAAACCACGCTGCTGATGGCCACCGGACAACAGGCAGGCGCATTAGTAGAGGCGCTGCTGGTCCTGCGTAACCATAATCTGATTATGACTAAACTGGAGTCACGCCCGATCCATGGCAACCCATGGGAAGAGATGTTTTATCTTGATATCCAGGCCAACCTGGAATCACCTGAGATGCAAAAAGCATTGAAGGAATTGGGTGAGATTACGCGTTCGATGAAAGTGCTGGGCTGCTACCCCAGTGAGAACGTGGTGCCGGTCGATCCGAGCTGA
- the pheL gene encoding pheA operon leader peptide PheL, translating into MKLVPFFFAFFFTFP; encoded by the coding sequence ATGAAACTTGTCCCGTTCTTCTTCGCATTCTTTTTTACCTTCCCCTGA
- the raiA gene encoding ribosome-associated translation inhibitor RaiA yields the protein MTMNITSKQMEITPAIRQHVADRLAKLDKWQTHLINPHIILSKEPQGFIADATINTPNGHLVASAKHEDMYTAINDLINKLERQLNKVQHKGEARRATTSVKDANFVEAEEE from the coding sequence ATGACAATGAACATTACCAGTAAACAAATGGAAATTACTCCGGCAATTCGCCAGCATGTCGCAGACCGTCTCGCCAAACTGGATAAATGGCAAACTCATCTGATTAATCCACATATCATTCTGTCTAAGGAGCCACAGGGTTTCATTGCTGATGCCACCATCAACACACCGAACGGACATCTGGTTGCCAGTGCAAAACACGAAGATATGTACACCGCAATTAACGATTTGATCAACAAGCTGGAACGGCAGCTCAATAAAGTGCAGCACAAAGGCGAAGCCCGTCGTGCAACAACTTCAGTAAAAGACGCCAACTTCGTCGAAGCAGAAGAAGAGTAG